A genome region from Cystobacter fuscus DSM 2262 includes the following:
- a CDS encoding sensor histidine kinase: MSLTAKPIRFLLSPSLGEVKEHVRAELFGRALAQRLGRPILVELAPSYEVLEGELAEERVELVWGTAEQCTHFESRARAVLRAVRAGQGSYYSALLCRAARPLTLSTLRGTRAAWVAPRSTGGYLLPTRYLTDRGHPPADTFREERFFGTYRKALLAVLEGEADVAAIYASHPEEDTVRAYLAEHVGADERRLMPFAFTHATPADGLILTSRMSEADTATLVSVLTSLAGSTGGLEPLLGLFDSEGFVLASEATTRVPRAVRQTDYLAAELDAEQRCLRLWTPTGRAFGRDVREAEGRPLREALGMEAGGALGALARSARHSGGGRVEYRLEVEGETRWFAAEATLRTPTDPAREATTAVLVCDVTELRAQEERLYRLASFPLLHPEPMLELGPDGVLHYANPAAHKAFTDLFPLGPRHPVVEASLAASRRASAGDTPGVHWEGRHWELTVTHLVDPEGLRVFAKDVTVRKQMEAQLFKADRLAALGSLAGAVGHEMGNPLAYMLANIGFAREELTRVAEALRSQDHALSTDVADVLEALTEAADGAHRLKTIVQDLRTLSRAPPEQHKTVDVIPLLEHALGLVRVELRHRARLETDFQPVPRVEGDESRLTQVFVNLMLNALQAMDEPDAANNVLRVSAYTAETGELVVEIRDTGRGMSPEVVARIFEPFFTTRKTNTGLGLSVSHAIVTGLGGTLRADSREGEGTLLTVVLPAAQEMSPFEAEFGDEPDRAAEGK, encoded by the coding sequence ATGAGCCTGACGGCCAAGCCCATCCGCTTTCTTCTCTCGCCCTCGCTGGGAGAGGTGAAGGAGCACGTGCGCGCCGAGCTGTTCGGCCGGGCGCTCGCTCAGCGGCTGGGGCGCCCCATCCTGGTGGAGCTCGCGCCGTCCTACGAGGTGTTGGAGGGGGAGCTGGCCGAGGAGCGGGTGGAGCTGGTCTGGGGCACCGCCGAGCAATGCACCCACTTCGAGTCACGTGCCCGGGCGGTGCTGCGCGCGGTGCGGGCCGGACAGGGCAGCTACTACTCGGCGCTCCTGTGCCGGGCGGCGCGGCCGCTCACGTTGAGCACGCTCCGGGGCACGCGCGCCGCCTGGGTGGCGCCGCGCTCCACGGGCGGCTACCTGCTGCCCACGCGCTACCTCACGGACAGGGGCCACCCGCCCGCGGACACCTTCCGCGAGGAGCGCTTCTTCGGCACCTACCGCAAGGCCCTGCTGGCGGTGCTCGAGGGCGAGGCGGACGTGGCCGCCATCTACGCGAGCCACCCCGAGGAGGACACCGTGCGGGCCTACCTCGCCGAGCACGTGGGCGCGGACGAGCGCCGGCTCATGCCCTTCGCCTTCACCCACGCCACGCCCGCCGACGGCCTCATCCTCACCTCCCGCATGAGCGAGGCGGACACGGCCACGCTGGTGTCCGTGCTCACCTCGCTCGCGGGCAGCACGGGCGGACTCGAGCCGCTGCTGGGCCTCTTCGACAGCGAGGGCTTCGTGCTCGCCTCCGAGGCCACCACGCGCGTGCCCCGCGCCGTGCGGCAGACGGACTACCTCGCGGCGGAGCTGGATGCCGAGCAGCGCTGCCTGCGGCTCTGGACGCCCACCGGCAGGGCATTCGGACGGGACGTGCGCGAGGCGGAGGGACGGCCCCTGCGGGAAGCGCTCGGCATGGAGGCGGGAGGCGCGCTGGGGGCGCTCGCGCGCTCGGCGCGGCACAGCGGTGGTGGCCGGGTGGAGTACCGCCTGGAGGTGGAGGGGGAGACGCGCTGGTTCGCGGCCGAGGCCACCCTGCGGACTCCGACGGACCCAGCGCGGGAGGCCACCACGGCGGTCCTGGTGTGCGACGTCACCGAGCTGCGCGCCCAGGAGGAGCGGCTCTACCGCCTGGCCTCCTTCCCGCTGTTGCACCCCGAGCCCATGCTGGAGCTGGGCCCGGACGGCGTCCTGCACTACGCCAACCCCGCGGCGCACAAGGCCTTCACGGATTTGTTCCCGCTCGGCCCGCGGCATCCGGTGGTGGAGGCCTCGCTCGCGGCGTCCCGGCGCGCCTCGGCGGGCGACACGCCGGGCGTCCACTGGGAGGGCCGCCACTGGGAGCTGACGGTGACGCACCTGGTGGACCCCGAGGGCCTGCGGGTGTTCGCCAAGGACGTGACGGTGCGCAAGCAAATGGAGGCGCAGCTCTTCAAGGCGGACCGGCTCGCGGCGCTGGGCTCGCTGGCCGGAGCGGTGGGCCACGAGATGGGCAATCCGCTCGCCTACATGCTGGCCAACATCGGCTTCGCGCGCGAGGAGCTCACGCGCGTGGCGGAGGCGCTGCGCTCCCAGGACCATGCCCTGTCCACGGACGTGGCCGACGTGCTCGAGGCGCTGACCGAGGCGGCCGATGGCGCCCACCGGCTGAAGACAATCGTCCAGGATCTGCGCACGCTGTCACGCGCGCCGCCGGAGCAGCACAAGACGGTGGACGTCATCCCCCTGCTGGAGCACGCGCTGGGCCTGGTGCGCGTCGAGCTGCGCCATCGGGCGCGGTTGGAGACGGACTTCCAGCCGGTGCCACGGGTGGAGGGCGATGAATCCCGGCTGACGCAGGTGTTCGTGAACCTGATGCTCAACGCCTTGCAGGCCATGGACGAGCCGGACGCGGCGAACAACGTGCTGCGGGTGTCGGCGTACACGGCGGAGACGGGCGAGCTGGTGGTGGAGATCCGGGACACCGGCCGGGGCATGTCCCCGGAGGTGGTCGCGCGCATCTTCGAGCCCTTCTTCACCACGCGCAAAACGAACACGGGCCTGGGGTTGTCGGTGAGCCACGCCATCGTGACGGGGCTGGGCGGCACGCTGCGCGCGGACAGCCGCGAGGGCGAGGGCACGCTCCTGACGGTCGTCCTGCCCGCCGCCCAGGAGATGTCCCCGTTCGAGGCCGAGTTCGGAGACGAGCCGGACCGCGCCGCCGAGGGCAAGTGA
- a CDS encoding response regulator, translated as MARILVIDDSPTVALSMSRLLMDDGHVVETVDTVSELPGYLSTMRPDLILLDLQMPSLPGVEWAAFMRRVQQRRLSLIIHSGLPWQEMEAAAQQVGAVGIIPKGAAPDAARCIINSALRRTARALG; from the coding sequence ATGGCCCGTATCCTCGTCATTGATGACAGCCCCACGGTCGCGTTGTCGATGTCCCGGCTCCTCATGGACGACGGGCATGTCGTGGAGACGGTCGACACCGTGTCGGAGCTGCCGGGGTACCTGAGCACGATGCGGCCGGATCTCATCCTGCTGGACTTGCAGATGCCGAGCCTGCCCGGGGTGGAGTGGGCGGCGTTCATGCGCCGTGTCCAGCAGCGGCGCCTGTCCCTCATCATCCACTCCGGCCTGCCGTGGCAGGAGATGGAGGCCGCGGCGCAGCAGGTGGGCGCGGTGGGCATCATCCCCAAGGGCGCCGCCCCGGACGCCGCGCGCTGCATCATCAACAGCGCGCTGCGCCGCACGGCCAGGGCGCTGGGATGA
- a CDS encoding globin-coupled sensor protein, whose product MAPLPPSHDGRLGSAAEELERRRRVLGFTDDDARRLAELRPVAESSNDAIIERFYAHLMSHAEMRAHFQSEAHIAALKRAQSQYFLELFQGKYDPAYVEDRLRVGRAHERIGLGPMWYVGSYSQYLCSLIPIVLGRGQPGNEELSETLQSLVKIICLDMSLAIDTYIEAMTDRETTQVRRFVSALESLSVSLSSSSGEILDAASRQTSAAQQQASAVAEVTSTLSELRLTSMQALEKAEAVITVSERSIESSRLGSQAVEACIQGMREIREQVEAIADKILSLSEQTQQIGEIIASVNEIAEQSKLLALNAAIEAARAGEHGRGFAVVATEIRSLADQSKQATGQVRKLLGSIQSATNSAVVASEAGTRKVEAGVELANRAGQSIQQLGGSIEESSAAARLIASAARQQTAGVQQVSEAMGDISDAMNSTLTSLGQTETSANQLNDLTRSVNQLVDSFSRPKVPKSAEYRMA is encoded by the coding sequence ATGGCTCCCCTTCCCCCTTCCCATGATGGCCGTCTGGGCTCCGCCGCCGAGGAGCTCGAGCGGCGCCGGCGCGTGCTGGGCTTCACCGACGACGACGCCCGGCGCCTGGCGGAGCTGCGCCCCGTGGCCGAGTCGAGCAACGACGCCATCATCGAGCGCTTCTACGCGCACCTCATGTCGCACGCCGAGATGCGCGCGCACTTCCAGAGCGAGGCGCACATCGCGGCCCTCAAGCGCGCCCAGTCCCAGTACTTCCTGGAGCTCTTCCAGGGCAAGTACGACCCGGCCTATGTGGAGGACCGGCTGCGCGTGGGCAGGGCGCACGAGCGCATCGGCCTGGGGCCCATGTGGTACGTGGGCTCCTACAGCCAGTACCTCTGCTCGCTCATCCCCATCGTGTTGGGGCGGGGCCAGCCGGGCAACGAGGAGCTGTCCGAGACGCTCCAGTCCCTGGTGAAGATCATCTGCCTGGACATGTCGCTCGCCATCGACACCTATATCGAGGCGATGACGGACCGGGAGACCACCCAGGTGCGCCGCTTCGTGAGCGCGCTGGAGAGCCTGTCCGTGAGCCTGTCGTCCTCCTCGGGGGAGATCCTCGATGCCGCGTCCCGGCAGACCAGCGCCGCGCAGCAGCAGGCGAGCGCCGTGGCCGAGGTGACGAGCACCCTGAGCGAGCTGCGCCTCACGTCGATGCAGGCCCTGGAGAAGGCCGAGGCCGTCATCACCGTGTCCGAGCGCTCCATCGAGTCCTCGCGCCTGGGCAGCCAGGCGGTGGAGGCGTGCATCCAGGGCATGCGGGAGATCCGCGAGCAGGTGGAGGCCATCGCGGACAAGATCCTCTCGTTGAGCGAGCAGACGCAGCAGATCGGGGAGATCATCGCCTCGGTCAACGAGATCGCCGAGCAGTCCAAGCTCCTGGCGCTCAACGCCGCCATCGAGGCGGCGCGCGCGGGCGAGCATGGCCGGGGCTTCGCGGTGGTGGCCACGGAGATCCGCAGCCTGGCGGATCAGTCCAAGCAGGCCACGGGGCAGGTGCGCAAGCTGCTGGGCAGCATCCAGTCGGCGACGAACTCGGCGGTGGTGGCCTCCGAGGCGGGCACGCGCAAGGTGGAGGCCGGGGTGGAGCTGGCCAACCGCGCGGGCCAGAGCATCCAGCAGCTCGGAGGCTCCATCGAGGAGTCCTCGGCGGCCGCGCGCCTCATCGCCAGCGCCGCGCGCCAGCAGACCGCCGGCGTGCAGCAGGTGTCCGAGGCCATGGGCGACATCAGCGACGCGATGAACAGCACGCTCACGAGCCTCGGCCAGACGGAGACGTCGGCCAACCAGCTCAACGATTTGACCCGGAGCGTCAACCAGCTCGTGGACTCCTTCTCGAGGCCCAAGGTGCCCAAGTCCGCCGAGTACCGGATGGCGTGA
- a CDS encoding M24 family metallopeptidase, with protein MTTPWLRLLAPLFLLSSGCAVTAPAARPASPSTPERPFGTLREQAERQQAWLRERMDQALPALMRQYGVEMWVVSMREYNEDPVFPALVAPTTFAARRRTIYVFHDRGPERGVERLALGGGTQGGVYESRRAAQQVDRGGTTRQAEPWGSDQWQMLKAVLEERQPKSIAIDVSRTFAFADGLTHGEYEGMAGALGPEWLSRMKPSEGLAVDVLGWRGVDEARFYTELTRLAWDIIQTGFSSEVIQPGKTRTSDVVWWMRQRVNDLGLGTWFQPSVEVQRRGRTEQELGESPVIERGDVLHCDFGVTALRLHTDTQHMGYVLREGETDVPAGLKQALARSNRLQDIVVGELRPGRTGNEILRASRERMKAEGLDGTVYSHPIGLNGHGAGPMIGLWDRQEGVPGNGDHRVMPSSWFSIELQVTSPVPEWDGQRVRSAQEEDVVLDAEGRVHWAHPRQTAFHLVR; from the coding sequence ATGACGACTCCCTGGCTCCGGCTTCTCGCCCCCCTCTTCCTCCTCTCCTCCGGTTGCGCCGTCACCGCGCCCGCCGCGCGCCCGGCCTCCCCTTCCACTCCAGAGCGTCCCTTCGGCACCCTGCGCGAGCAGGCCGAGCGGCAACAGGCGTGGTTGCGCGAGCGGATGGACCAGGCCCTGCCCGCGCTCATGCGCCAGTACGGCGTGGAGATGTGGGTGGTCTCCATGCGCGAGTACAACGAGGATCCCGTCTTCCCGGCGCTCGTGGCGCCCACGACGTTCGCCGCGCGCCGTCGCACCATCTATGTCTTCCATGATCGCGGCCCGGAGCGGGGTGTGGAGCGGCTCGCGTTGGGAGGCGGCACGCAGGGCGGCGTGTACGAGTCGCGCCGCGCGGCGCAGCAGGTGGACCGAGGGGGCACCACGCGGCAGGCGGAGCCGTGGGGCTCGGATCAATGGCAGATGCTCAAGGCGGTGCTCGAGGAGCGGCAGCCCAAGAGCATCGCCATCGACGTGTCGCGCACGTTCGCCTTCGCGGACGGGCTGACGCATGGCGAATACGAGGGCATGGCCGGGGCGCTGGGCCCCGAGTGGTTGTCCCGGATGAAGCCCTCCGAGGGGCTCGCGGTGGACGTGCTCGGGTGGCGCGGCGTGGACGAGGCGCGCTTCTACACGGAGCTGACCCGGCTCGCGTGGGACATCATCCAGACGGGGTTCTCCAGCGAGGTCATCCAGCCGGGCAAGACGCGCACGAGCGACGTGGTGTGGTGGATGCGCCAGCGGGTGAACGACCTGGGCCTGGGCACGTGGTTCCAACCGTCGGTGGAGGTGCAGCGGCGGGGCAGGACGGAGCAGGAGCTGGGCGAGTCGCCCGTCATCGAGCGGGGTGACGTGCTGCACTGCGACTTCGGGGTGACGGCGCTGCGGCTCCACACGGACACCCAGCACATGGGCTACGTGCTGCGCGAGGGCGAGACGGACGTGCCCGCGGGGCTGAAGCAGGCGCTCGCGCGCTCCAACCGGCTGCAGGACATCGTCGTCGGGGAGCTGCGCCCGGGCCGCACGGGCAATGAGATCCTCCGCGCCTCGCGCGAGCGCATGAAGGCCGAGGGGCTCGACGGCACGGTGTACTCGCACCCCATCGGGCTGAACGGACACGGGGCGGGGCCGATGATTGGCCTGTGGGACCGGCAGGAGGGCGTGCCGGGCAATGGGGACCACCGGGTGATGCCCTCCTCCTGGTTCTCCATCGAACTGCAGGTGACGAGCCCCGTGCCCGAGTGGGACGGGCAGCGCGTGCGCTCGGCGCAGGAGGAGGATGTCGTCCTCGACGCCGAGGGCCGCGTGCACTGGGCCCATCCGCGGCAGACGGCCTTCCATCTGGTGCGCTGA
- a CDS encoding Fe2+-dependent dioxygenase translates to MLVHIPHVLTAAQVAHCRDVFAQAPWEDGRATAGHQSARVKQNLQLPEDSPQARELGELVLRGLEHSPLFISAVLPQRVFPPLFNRYEPGMTFGSHVDNAIRPLAGTPLRLRTDVSATLFLSEPDSYDGGELVVEDTYGSHSVKLPAGDLIVYPASSLHHVTPITRGARLASFFWVQSMVRDVSQRALLFDLDMAIRQLNQELPTSPTLVVLTGVYHNLLRQWADP, encoded by the coding sequence ATGCTGGTGCACATCCCCCACGTCCTCACGGCCGCCCAGGTCGCCCACTGCCGCGACGTCTTCGCCCAGGCCCCCTGGGAGGACGGCCGCGCCACCGCCGGCCACCAGTCCGCGCGGGTGAAGCAGAACCTGCAACTGCCCGAGGACAGCCCCCAGGCGCGAGAGCTGGGAGAGCTCGTGCTCCGAGGCCTCGAGCACAGCCCCCTGTTCATCTCCGCCGTGCTACCCCAGCGCGTCTTCCCCCCGCTCTTCAACCGCTACGAGCCGGGGATGACCTTCGGCTCGCACGTGGACAACGCCATCCGCCCGCTCGCCGGCACGCCCCTGCGCCTGCGCACCGACGTCTCCGCCACGCTCTTCCTGTCCGAGCCCGACAGCTATGACGGCGGCGAGCTCGTCGTGGAGGACACCTACGGCAGCCACTCGGTGAAGCTGCCCGCCGGAGACCTCATCGTCTACCCGGCCTCGAGCCTCCACCACGTCACCCCGATCACCCGCGGCGCCCGGCTCGCGTCCTTCTTCTGGGTGCAGAGCATGGTGCGCGATGTCTCCCAGCGCGCCCTGCTCTTCGACCTCGACATGGCCATCCGCCAGCTCAACCAGGAGCTGCCCACGAGCCCCACCCTCGTCGTGCTCACCGGCGTCTACCACAACCTCCTCCGCCAATGGGCCGACCCCTGA
- a CDS encoding chemotaxis protein CheW, which translates to MNQPLVRVSTGSRRWLVRVEDLQEVVPMMTLAQVEGQWGGCRGVLNLRGELIPVFDGNGPEAPLEPSRLILVLREAGGARVGLIVDEAHEVVFLPEQALAPRPVGGGRTRRMALVGEEVFSVLEPGEVAAHGG; encoded by the coding sequence ATGAACCAACCGCTCGTGCGCGTCTCCACCGGGAGCCGGCGGTGGCTCGTCCGGGTGGAAGACCTGCAGGAGGTGGTCCCGATGATGACCCTGGCCCAGGTGGAGGGGCAGTGGGGCGGGTGCCGGGGCGTGCTCAACCTGCGCGGCGAGCTGATTCCCGTCTTCGATGGCAATGGGCCCGAGGCCCCCCTGGAGCCCTCGCGGCTCATCCTCGTGCTGCGCGAGGCCGGGGGCGCGCGGGTGGGGCTCATCGTGGACGAGGCCCACGAGGTGGTGTTCCTTCCCGAGCAGGCGCTCGCGCCGCGCCCGGTGGGAGGCGGCCGGACGCGGCGGATGGCGCTGGTGGGGGAGGAAGTCTTCAGCGTGCTGGAGCCCGGCGAGGTGGCGGCGCATGGCGGGTGA
- a CDS encoding chemotaxis protein CheW, whose amino-acid sequence MAGEPDEALLRRRAARYAARGAPGALEVAEHLCFSRGAGQYALPLESLREVRPRGHVARVPGASPVVAGVFQFRGELLSAHDLAGWREPGPGARSRGEWLVVVEHQGARLGLVADAVEGIERRDAGQLGAVPVLLGERGVCFRGVLGAQRLLIEPERLFSTPAFFRAF is encoded by the coding sequence ATGGCGGGTGAGCCGGACGAGGCGCTGTTGCGCCGGCGTGCCGCCCGGTACGCGGCGCGGGGCGCACCCGGGGCGCTCGAGGTGGCCGAGCACCTGTGTTTCAGCCGGGGCGCGGGCCAGTACGCGCTCCCCTTGGAGAGCTTGCGCGAGGTGCGGCCGCGGGGCCATGTGGCGCGCGTGCCCGGGGCCTCGCCCGTGGTGGCGGGCGTCTTCCAGTTCCGGGGCGAGCTGCTCAGCGCGCATGACCTGGCGGGCTGGCGGGAGCCGGGTCCGGGCGCGCGCTCGCGCGGGGAGTGGCTGGTGGTGGTGGAGCACCAGGGGGCGCGTCTGGGGCTGGTGGCCGACGCCGTGGAGGGCATCGAGCGGCGGGATGCCGGCCAGCTGGGCGCCGTGCCGGTGCTGCTCGGGGAGCGCGGCGTGTGCTTTCGTGGGGTGCTGGGTGCCCAGCGCCTGCTCATCGAGCCCGAACGGCTCTTCTCCACTCCCGCCTTCTTCAGGGCCTTCTAG
- a CDS encoding Kelch repeat-containing protein, translating into MTRVGRAASALFALVWVCLPAWAGGPLVALEGGRVLAMGGQEGGRALAGCELYEPGTGSWRATGALRTARRHPAAVRMEDGRVLVVGGVSASGALASCEVYEPATGRWSRVADLNEARAEAVAVVLPDGRVLVAGGVDADRLPVRSAELYDPATGRWTRTGSPASSRQGAGTAVVLDSGEVLFVGGLLAELYDPASGQWRKAGPVGGAAGTHRSGHSVTRLPDGRVLVVGGTTARAAATAEVYEPASGEWRQVASPGVPREGHGAMVTEDGRVRVAGGFHMKKGALASVETYDPVSDTWSVEPPLGAARRGAVLVPQPDGAVLVVGGSSELPGGPPASERYVPERCLPLTCASAGRTCGEPPDGCGGTLSCGPCEEAPSRCGEEGCGVERAVFDAVLGVPRCGEAGAGCDSVGLLAGRGLLGPEPHAPNTLGGSCSDGQGGTHARDEALDGLRVIAEEREGLSPGRRVRVEATVWAYARPGVNRLDLYAAADARAPEWTHLATLTPGRAGAQVLTATYVLPVGTVQALRGVFRYAGSAAPCPEGVFDDVDDLVFTTR; encoded by the coding sequence ATGACGAGGGTTGGGCGCGCCGCGTCGGCGCTCTTCGCGCTGGTGTGGGTGTGCCTCCCGGCATGGGCCGGGGGGCCGCTCGTGGCGTTGGAGGGCGGCCGGGTGCTGGCGATGGGAGGGCAGGAGGGCGGCCGGGCGCTCGCGGGTTGTGAGCTGTACGAGCCTGGCACGGGCTCCTGGCGGGCCACGGGGGCGCTGCGCACCGCCCGGCGCCACCCCGCCGCGGTGCGGATGGAGGACGGGCGGGTGCTGGTGGTGGGGGGTGTGTCGGCCTCGGGCGCGCTGGCGAGCTGCGAGGTGTACGAGCCGGCGACGGGCCGGTGGTCGCGCGTGGCGGACTTGAACGAGGCGCGCGCGGAGGCGGTGGCGGTGGTGTTGCCGGACGGACGGGTGCTGGTGGCGGGCGGGGTCGACGCGGATCGGCTCCCGGTGCGCTCGGCGGAGCTGTACGACCCGGCGACGGGCCGGTGGACGCGCACGGGCTCGCCGGCGTCGTCGCGGCAGGGCGCTGGGACGGCGGTGGTGCTCGACAGCGGCGAGGTGCTCTTCGTGGGCGGACTGCTCGCGGAGCTGTACGACCCGGCCAGCGGTCAGTGGCGCAAGGCGGGCCCGGTGGGGGGCGCGGCGGGCACGCACCGCTCGGGACACTCGGTGACGCGCCTGCCGGATGGGCGGGTGCTGGTGGTGGGGGGCACGACGGCGCGCGCGGCGGCCACGGCGGAGGTGTACGAGCCCGCGAGCGGTGAGTGGCGGCAGGTGGCGTCGCCGGGCGTGCCGCGCGAGGGGCATGGGGCGATGGTGACGGAGGACGGACGCGTGCGGGTGGCGGGCGGCTTCCACATGAAGAAGGGCGCGCTCGCGTCGGTGGAGACGTACGATCCGGTGTCGGACACCTGGAGCGTGGAGCCGCCGCTCGGGGCGGCGCGCAGGGGGGCGGTGCTGGTGCCCCAGCCGGATGGCGCGGTGCTGGTGGTGGGTGGCTCGAGCGAGCTGCCGGGGGGCCCACCCGCGAGCGAGCGGTACGTGCCGGAGCGGTGTCTGCCCTTGACCTGCGCGAGCGCGGGCCGCACGTGTGGCGAGCCCCCGGATGGCTGTGGGGGCACGTTGTCGTGCGGCCCCTGCGAGGAGGCGCCGTCCCGGTGTGGCGAGGAGGGGTGTGGCGTGGAGCGCGCCGTGTTCGATGCCGTGTTGGGCGTGCCCCGCTGTGGCGAGGCGGGCGCGGGGTGTGACTCGGTGGGCCTGTTGGCGGGACGCGGGCTGCTCGGTCCGGAGCCCCACGCGCCCAACACGTTGGGCGGCTCGTGCTCGGACGGGCAGGGGGGCACGCACGCGCGGGACGAGGCGCTCGACGGCCTGCGGGTGATCGCCGAGGAGCGGGAGGGGCTGTCACCGGGAAGGCGCGTGCGGGTGGAGGCCACGGTCTGGGCGTACGCGCGGCCGGGGGTGAACCGGTTGGACCTGTACGCCGCGGCGGATGCGCGCGCTCCGGAGTGGACACACCTCGCGACGCTCACGCCGGGCCGCGCGGGGGCCCAGGTGCTGACGGCCACGTACGTGTTGCCGGTGGGCACGGTGCAGGCGCTCCGGGGCGTGTTCCGCTACGCGGGCAGTGCCGCGCCGTGTCCCGAGGGCGTCTTCGACGACGTGGATGATCTCGTCTTCACCACGCGGTGA
- a CDS encoding NAD(P)/FAD-dependent oxidoreductase — protein sequence MLPTLGAMDHKDQHHVVIVGAGFGGLQAARKLQKAPVKVTVVDRYNHHLFQPLLYQVATAVLSPADISAPIRSILRGRNTQVLLAEARSVDVARKVLVCDGGEVPYDTLVLATGATHSYFNHPEWAHVAPGLKTLNDAVAIRERVLLSLEAAERETDPERQAEWLTFVIIGGGPTGVELAGAISYMLRHSLPRDFRRIDTAKARVLLLEGLPRVLTQYPEELSATARKDLEKLGVEVHTGSMVTGVDERGVSVGEQRIPARTVLWGAGVAASKLVRSLDVPLDKAGRVKVDPTLTVPGHEDIFVLGDVASLVQDGKPVPGIAPAAMQMGRHVAKNIRLRLEGKPLRPFHYVDKGSFAVIGRGYAVGLVFNKLKMSGPLAWLMWAGIHIAYLVGFRNRLAVMLNWAFTFLTRGRDVRLITGSYAPNLPPFSKNAEPPALPLPEAAPPPPAHDAGASPVH from the coding sequence ATGCTCCCCACTCTTGGGGCCATGGACCACAAGGATCAGCATCACGTCGTCATCGTCGGGGCGGGCTTCGGAGGACTCCAGGCCGCGCGCAAGCTGCAGAAGGCGCCCGTCAAGGTGACGGTGGTGGATCGCTACAACCACCACCTCTTCCAGCCGCTGCTCTACCAGGTGGCGACCGCCGTGCTCAGCCCCGCGGACATCTCCGCGCCCATCCGCAGCATCCTGCGCGGCCGCAACACCCAGGTGCTGCTGGCCGAGGCGCGCTCGGTGGACGTGGCGCGCAAGGTGCTCGTGTGTGACGGCGGCGAGGTGCCCTACGACACGCTGGTGCTCGCCACGGGCGCCACGCACTCGTACTTCAACCACCCCGAGTGGGCCCACGTCGCCCCGGGCCTCAAGACGCTCAACGACGCGGTGGCCATCCGCGAGCGTGTCCTCTTGTCGCTCGAGGCCGCCGAGCGCGAGACGGATCCCGAGCGCCAGGCCGAGTGGCTCACCTTCGTCATCATCGGCGGTGGCCCCACGGGCGTGGAGCTGGCGGGAGCCATCTCGTACATGCTGCGCCACTCGCTGCCCCGGGACTTCCGCCGCATCGACACCGCCAAGGCCCGCGTGCTGCTCCTGGAGGGTCTGCCGCGCGTGCTCACCCAGTACCCCGAGGAGCTGTCGGCCACGGCGCGCAAGGACCTGGAGAAGCTGGGCGTGGAGGTGCACACCGGCTCCATGGTGACGGGCGTGGACGAGCGGGGCGTGAGCGTGGGCGAGCAGCGCATCCCCGCGCGCACCGTGCTCTGGGGCGCGGGCGTGGCGGCCTCGAAGCTCGTGCGCTCGCTCGACGTGCCGCTCGACAAGGCGGGCCGCGTGAAGGTGGACCCCACGCTCACGGTGCCGGGCCACGAGGACATCTTCGTGCTGGGGGACGTGGCGTCGCTCGTGCAGGACGGCAAGCCCGTGCCCGGCATCGCCCCGGCGGCCATGCAGATGGGCCGGCACGTGGCGAAGAACATCCGCCTGCGCCTGGAGGGCAAGCCCCTGCGGCCCTTCCACTACGTGGACAAGGGCAGCTTCGCCGTCATCGGCCGGGGCTACGCCGTGGGCCTCGTCTTCAACAAGCTGAAGATGAGCGGCCCGCTGGCGTGGCTGATGTGGGCCGGCATCCACATCGCCTACCTCGTGGGCTTCCGCAACCGCCTGGCGGTGATGCTCAACTGGGCCTTCACCTTCCTCACCCGGGGACGCGACGTGCGGCTCATCACCGGCTCGTACGCGCCGAACCTGCCGCCGTTCTCCAAGAACGCCGAGCCTCCCGCGCTCCCGCTCCCCGAGGCGGCGCCCCCTCCTCCGGCGCACGATGCCGGGGCTTCTCCCGTTCACTGA